The DNA sequence cagtGTCTCACACTGTGTATGAAAATCCAACTACTCACGCTGGACTGCTGGTGCTTAATGTTTTATGAAGTGTTGCTTCTCCATTCATTCTTTACAGAAGTGTCCAAAGAAATAGTTACAACgcagtttaataaaaatattaggaaaCTACTACCCTCACCTGTAACGAAAGGATCACGTCTTGTTCTCCACTGTGGAACAAACACAGTGATATTTCGGTGGCCACGTTTCCAAAAATAGTCAACAGCTATTGCAATTCCTCGACAGGAGAAGAATTTCCTTAGACCATGACTAAGGGTGAAAAAGACGGAGAAATTCATTAGAGTTTTATTACTACGaatataaagaaaatggaaCAACCCCTTGCAAAGTGAAGCTGGAAGTTACACATACGGCCCCACCAAAATAAAAGGGAGATGGATGTTACAGACGAGGAACCTCATAAGTGGAAAGATCCTCAGCAAAAGAAGAGAATAGAAACATCACTTTGCAGCTCCACAGCTCAGCCTCCTTTCAGCTTCGTGGGCACTATATTTGAGTCGTCACAAATGGGTTTAGCTTTAAAAACAGGCCAATGGTGATGGTTTCTGAAGTCTATTGATTATAGCTTAAAATGCCCATAATCCAATATTGTGGTAGTTGCAAATACAGTCCCACTACAAACCAGAACAGCTCTAGTTCAACTGCTTCCCAAGAACTACATCCCAGAAGTTCTCTGATAATCTAAGATATTAGGGCCTTCACTCCCTTCATTTCAACAATCTGAGCTACTGTTTTCAAGCAAAATAATACAATTTCTTGGAAGAAAGATTTTCGAAACACTGCATTTTAGTggcaacaatttttttcccatttaaaaatacaagatgCTCATGACCTGGTTTTGCAACTCAGTTAAGTGACTTTCCAGAAAAATCAGCAACTGTCTAAGATGAGCATCACAGATACTGGAGTTGATGACCTTGTGAGGTCGCAGGTCCTCCCCATCTGAACCACCCCAATAACCCTGTATGCCCATGTAACAGACAGCAGGAACTCCTCCTTTCGCAATTCACTGTCTAACCAGCTTCTGGGAACTGGGCTTCAGGAGAATAACAGAAGCAGAATCTCAAAATAAAGCACAGGAGACAGAATAAAAAGTATCTCTAGAATAAATTCCTACAGAACACCTACTAGCATCTTACATAAGGCGAAACCCAGTTTTCATGCAGAAACTTTTCTGCTCAGATTTTCACAGATTAGAGGCTACACTTGGACAAAACAAAGATGCACTTGGCTAGAACAGACAGATTCAGAACCGACGGCACAAACAGGTGAAGCATTTCTTACGAGTAATACATACTCTGTGTTTTGAGTTAGATGTTAAGTCACTACAAAGTGCTTCTCATAACAGTGAGTAAGCAAGTGGTATTCATATTGTAAACCAGTCTCCTAGTTGACGTGTGATTGTATGTTATAAGCCTACTAATGAGCCTTATTAGTTTGAATAGAATCTTATCTTTAAACCCCTACTTTAACCTACCAGGAAATCTTCTGAAAGGAGAATGCTTTAAAACATCtccatggaaacattttttacagtgaaactCAGCCTTTAGTATCACCGGCACACGGAAAATAAGGAAGCGACtggtgacagccaacatggcttcaccgAGGGCAAATTGTGCCTGACAAACTGGGTGGCCTTCAACAGTGGGGTTACAGCCTTGGTGGGTACGGGAAGAGCAAGGGACATCATCTGCCTGGACTCGTGCAAAGCATCCGACACTGTCCTGCGTGACACCCTTGTCTCTACGTTGGAAAGACAaggatttgatggatggaccgCTCTGTGGATAAGGAATGGTCAGACTCAAAGAGTTGCGGTCAAcagtccaagtggagaccagtgatggGAGGTGTTCCTCATTAGAACTGGCACCGTTTGACATCTTTATTGGCAACACggacagtgggatcgagtgtGCCCTCAGCAAGTTTCCTGGAGGCCCCGAGCTGAGTGGTGTGgttgatgtgctggagggacaggatgccatccagacCTGGACAGAGGAGAGGGGGCCCATGAGAACCTCAGGAGGTtcagcaaggccaagggcaaggtcctgcacctgggtcagggcaatcccaagcacagaTACAGGCTGGGCGGAGAATGGATTGAGGACAGCCCTAACGAGGACTTGGgagtgttggttgatgagaagctcaacatgacccagccatgtgcacttgcagccccgAAAAAACAGGGCTccgagcaacctgagctggtgaagatgtccctgcccatggcaggggtggcactggatgagctttaaggtccctcccaacccaaaccatcctatgattctattcaCATATCCTGTTCAAAATATAAGTCTATTAAGGTTCTCTGAATTTGGAGAGGAATGTTTTATGTAGAAGGGCAGAAAAATGAGTAAGTTACATCTGAACAGTAAAAGGCAAATATCTGACTTACTAACAGAGTTtccgaaggaaaaaaaaaattcctatgcCACACTTGCCATAATAAAATTAAGTGTTCTTGATGTCAAGAGCAGTCAAATAAAGGAACATAATCGTCACAGAAGAGTTACTCCTCGTAAAACCTTCTAGGTCATGAacttaaaatgcagaaatgcagtCATCAGTCTCCCACTTTAAGTTAGGTATCACACGTAGAATTAAGGCGAGCTGTAATATGAACAAACATGTCATTGCTAGATaaacagaaatctgaaatgctttatttgAGCCAGGTAAACATCTGAAGGACAGCACATTACCACAGATATCTGTTCCCCAGCTGCCATTGTAAATATGACTTTTGGCTGTCccagttctttaaaaaacattgaaGACCCTACACAGGTAGAGGTGATaagcagcacaaagcagcaAACAGCAGGCTGCTTTCCAGGACATGTAACATTCTCCCTTTAGTTTTGTAACTAAATTAAGTACACATCATTATTTGCAAACAATTCTAGCAAGATATAATTCCATCCAATTATTCTTTCATTCTGAGTTTCTTCCACATTTTTACAAAATTCAATTTATAACTACCCAACAACTCCTTGGATATTTCAGTCAGCCCTGAAAGGCCTGTTTTCAGCACCTAAAAAGaggcaatttttaaaagtacttgtTAGCAGCAGAATAAACTCTGGGCTTGCCCCTGTTCAACAAGCACCCTGGAAGTCCAGCTGGCATTAACAGATCCATGTGCCCTTTTTACTGGGTGACACATGTCAAGAGCAAAAATCCTTCAGCTTCTTGCAAATGTCCATATCCTCAAGATACCGAGAAGTGAAACTGAAAacaactgaaagcaaaactgaaaacaattattCACTTTAAGACATAACAAAATCATGAGGCTTTATTTAGCCAGAAGGAAGCTGCTGAATATCTACGTTAAAAAACTCCAGGCCCCCATGCACTGATTATTTTGGTAGGACATTTAAATATCTCAATGGTTCTGCTATTTTGAggcagttctctgtcctttgcTTTTCATAAGCAGAGTTTTTCACTTAGCTAATCAACAAAAAGTTAGGAGACCAATGCTTATAGTGGTCTTGCAGCCAGAGAGGTAAGCAGATATTTATTCACCATCTTTTAATTCATTGGTTTCAGATGTATTTGGTTgttcttaaaacaaaagaaaaccccccaaaaccccaaataccAAAGATACAAAACCCCATAAAAGCAAtatgcagattaaaaaaaaaatatctcgatattaaaagaaaaaaagatgaagaggaTGTAGTATAGTTGTTATTTTCTAGATGACCTCAACaatttgcatttctcttccaCTAACACATGTTTGGGAAATCATTTTATAAAGTTCAAGGAGCTTATGACTCAGCTGTGACTTGCACTTTTACATCACTGTTTTCTAAATTGAACAGTCTCGGAACAATGAGAAAATAAGTTTGCTTTAAAACCAATTTACTGCAACAAACCATTGTAATTGAACTAAAGCAGTGACAAGAGTTATGGGTCATGTCAGGCTTCCTTTTTAAAGTTAGCAAGACTATAAAATGATAGAAAACATGAAGCTATTAATTCAATTAATTCACCAGTGACTGACCTGAAAAGTTTTACTGTTGCCAGTCATTAAGGGACCAGCTCTGGGCTCTTTAGCCTGGGGGCAATAAATTTGTAAGGATGATCATCACCTTCTTCACTTAATGATCTCTTGGTAGGAAAGGTTACACATGAAATCTTTCCACATTCCTTCTCATAAGCAGAAGACATTACTTAGATTTACTTTTGATGCCTTATCTGTGCTGTAGAGACTTTCTAGACTAACTGCAAACATTTCTATATTCCTAGGTCCTTAAACTGCATCTAAAGCTAATAATCTTcaaaaatatatgttttgttctgaatggggggaaaaaagggatcTAGCAGGGACACGCGCAAATACATGAGAGGCCTGTCAAAAAAAGAACAGGCAAAGCAAGATCTATATGAATCAAGTTTTATACGAATTAAGTTAAAACATCAGCAGAATTACTCCTGAATGAACAACAGGTCTAGGAATGTCAAGGTATCATCTGGTAGTTTACGTAAGTTATCGGCAAATACCAAGGTACCAAACCAGAAATCCTCAGGCTGGGACTGTACATAAAGGGAAGAAGTTCAGATTGATTCCCCAATTTGCTAAAATAATATTAACAGTTTTACTAGCGCTTCACAAAAATGACAACAGAATTTATTACTTCTGTCCTCAAGCACAATTCATTCCTATCACAGAGAAAAGGGAGTTAGAAGTATTTATTATCCCTAATAACTGAGGAAGTTTTGCTATTCCATCAATTTTGGTGAAATGTTCAGGAGCAAAAGTAGATCTTTCATAACCAGAAAAGAACAATATCTCAGGGCACCTTTATCTCTCTCTGTCAATCCATTTTCTTCCCATTGACACAACTGTGTGCGGTGCACGTGCAGATCTCATTTACATGGTTACTGCTGGGAAACTGCACCAGCTGCCAACCACCCCAAACATTACGTTCATTTTAGGCCAGGCTTTGACATTATTTTCTTACAATACATCACgttatagtattttttttttttcctggaaaagattattttcttcccctgcaCAGCATTTAAGCGCATTCTTTTGGCAAGCTTTGTTCATCTAATAGTTGGAAGTAGAAGCCATGTaatatatgtgtatgtgaaCCAGTCTGATGTGTTTTTCTCAGCCTAAGAGGATCCTGCAGAATTCAGGGGATCACTGGTAGAACTCTGGTCCGTTCTTAGAGAACAACCTCGTCAAGAATTAGTTACAACTAAATACAATATAATACAGCTGATAGGAGGTTCTTCAAGAGTTCCCATCTCCAATAATAAAATCCATATTTAAAAACAGTCCAAGTGTTTAAGAAACACCTAAATAGCCCAGTCTTTTCCCACTTTGTCTGGGGATACAGACGATCTTTCTCAGAATTGCTACTGTTTTATCAAGTGCTCCACTGTGGTTCTGGCAGCATGGTTTGAATGAGTGAAAACCGATTTCTGTGCTGGGAAGGGTTTCGTTCCGCAGAGGAACTCTGAATGACCAAGAAAATCTTAACTAGCAAGCTCTCGCAGTAAGTTTATTCTTTCTTATTGTTGCATCGACAGGTGGAGCAGGAGTCAGTCAGTTTGTTCTTAAAAACGACCACTTCCTCACTAAAAAGGAATATTGCATTTGTCATTGCTCCTTTGCATATTccaaaaggacaaaaaagcCCCATAGCAAACAATGACAAAACCTTTGGACGTGCGCGCTTGCCAAAATTGCTTAATATAAAAAGAACACATCAGAGCCTCTGACTGGAGAACAGCAATCAATTCAGGGATAGTTGGGATGAGACAAATGTTAAAAAGAATCAAGTGAAGCAGAACATTTTATGTCTCTTCTAATGGATTTTGCTATTTCAGTTAGTTATAACAaactttaaatagaaaaagaaaactgtaactGGCAATGCCCTCCACAGTCATCTACAGTAGAAAcattgggggggaaaaaaaaaaggaattagcAACTGTTGACAATAATGGAATCCCTGCATCACATCCAATGAAGGGCATTTCTTGACCTTTTCAGTATAAACTGTGCCCATTTCACAGGGTTTGTTTGCACGGTGCCTTGGCAGCCAACCTGTCTAAATTATCCAGCAGCTCTATAGTTGTCTACTATTGTTTTCATACCTTTTTttcaggaggagcagcagacGAGGTGTGTGCACCCATACACACACTGTTCTCAAAGTTTGATGCAGGGGGACAGAATATTTTTGTCGTGTGCCAACATTTGCAAAAAGCAACAGGACCCAAGCACTAATGTGTAATGTTGATAAAGGGCAAACACATCACTTCTGTATAAGAATCTCCACTTTAAAATTACAAGACGCTAAGAgcaaaaggtaaagaaaaaaacccaacaaacacacacccaaaaaacccaaatgcttTACTCCTAAGTGGATGGTAACTCAACTTCTTTCTTAGATGTATGCAAAGCAAATAAAGTTTCAGGCCCAAAATCGCTTGCAACGGAGCAGAGCTCACTGAAGTTACTTACGAGTGATCTCATCTGCCTCTAATGTGTGTCTAGTTTAGGTCTCATTACCTATTCTGCTCAAGTAGAAGTAGAAGACATATATGTGTATCTGAACCAGTCAGATGCgtttttctcagccttttttttttttcggatTTTTTAGTATTTGGGCTTCATAAATCTGAGTTACCCATTTTTACGAATTCATAAACTTCTACCAGAGTAGGAAAGTTAAGTCTTAACTGcttgacagaaaatattttccagagcGCTGCAATTACCAACCGAcgtttaagtaaaaaaaaaatcagggattTTCCTCATTCTATTTTAACTGGTTATTACATTTGTTCAACTTAAGactatgtaatttttttaagccaaaagTAAATGCTACAAGAATTATTTCACAATAGGATATCCCACAACCACACTGTTCTAGCTGGATTTGTGTACTGAATTGTGTCATATAGTGCACCTGCTAAAAACTTCTGAATTTCCTTCTGTGCACAGTACCTCAACAAAGAACAGTAACTCCAAACAAGTCAGTCTAAAATGAATGCTGTCACTAAACGGAGACTAAAAACTATCAAAATTGTTATGAGTTGGAAATTAAAATGGCTACTGTCAATCTcatataatttttcattatcaAGACATCATAACTTACCAATGCAGCCATTACCAGTAGCTAAAACACGTGTACCCGAATCAAAAAGCAAGCTAGCAAAAACTTGACGTATGGAACAGCAACCTCTTGGTCCCTATTTCATTTGAAAGTTCATTGACCATTTAAGAAAGAGACAGCTGAAAAGAACAATACTTACGAAATGGCAACATTGCTTCCATCAATAATGATGTGTTTTAAATAGGGTTTCCCAGGTTCATTTTTCAACTCCAGCCTGTACGGCGTTTTCAGAGATTCCAGAAATCGCTGTACTCCAGTGACGGAAGGGTCGGGATGACGTCTGGGTGGCCCCGCTGCCTCTCTCTCAGGATGTGAAGGGTGGATTTGTGAAGACAAGACCTGCTCTGGAAGAGGATTTTCAGCGTTCGAGGGTTGGGAAAGGCATTGGTTGAGAGCTCTGGCGTGAGCAGAGGAGCTGCCGTGTCCCAGCGGCTCCTCAAAGCCAGGATGACTGTTCTGTACAGGGGAGGGCCCTGCAGATCTTTGCTGAGCTGCAGTTTTAGTCTTAGTTGAGATACACGGCACATCTGAGCTCCCTCTGGCTACAAAATCAACATCTTTGAGAGCCCCAGCTTGTACAGCGCCAAAAGTTACACAATCTGTTTCTATATCACTTGACCTTGAACTGTGACTCTTAGCAGGACAATATCGGTCTCTTTGTTTACAGCATGCAGGTGAATTTTTactggaaggagaagcaggtTTGCCCACCAACATCTGCATTTCATCTTCTGCATCAACGTGCAGGTTTGGTGAATCTCTTATTTTGTGATAttcattttctgtctcctttgaAGTATGGCTGGATTTGAGTGGACTCTTATTGCTAGAAATTACTTTGTCTTCCAGATTTTGTGAATTATTTGCATTACTTCCTAAAGGAGGATGGACAGTTCTAGGCTTTTCAGATGACTGTTCATGTTCTTTttgaaattttacattttccttttcgATTTCTTCTAGCAACGTTAATGGTTCCACAGATTGTCCCAGGCTACCAATAACTTTTTCTACAATATTTTGGGAATATCCCATCGTTCTGAAGAAGTTCACAAGAATCTTATATTCCATTTCCTCACTGATATCATCACCTTCTTTAAGGCAATAACCAGGATCACCCGATTCACTGCAGCTGTCTGAAAACAGATCAATAACTGCATTGCTGTCTGAGGGATTCCTGTGCGAAGCAGATTCCGCCTCCTGATCATTTCCCCAAGAGAACTGCTTTTTAGGGAGCCTTTCCTCATCATCAGAAGATCTTCTTTTACAGGACTGCCTTTCTTTAGACACCACGGCCTCTAACGGGGGCACGTTTATGGGAACAAAACTTGTTTCAGGAGCATCAGAAAGCACAGTGTCCATTTGCTTTGTCAGCTCGGTTACGGGTGTCCCAGCTTTGTTTCTGGCTTCCTCGCCATCTGCTCTCCCATCTCTGCTTGTAGCTATCGCTTTGTTTGGTaccagctctgtcgggctctcagAACCCGTGAGATCGATGACATTGCTCTCTGCTCCACAACATTCCGTTTGTGTGAGACTCAGGAGCTCTCTTTTCAGTGAGCTGGGCAAAATCAGTAAATCCATTGTATATTTATCTGCGTGTGCTTCCACAAATTGTCTGAACTGCTTTTTAATCTCCGATTCCTTGTCACTTAGTAAGCTTTCATTGCTTTCAAAAAGCTTCACAAACTGCTGGACGTGACTTTGAGCCATAACAACAGCTTCTGCGCCCCCCTTGATGCTGAGCAATCCTATTTCCAGCACTGTTATATCAGCACAGGTATCCTGGATCAGGCTGTTGAGAAACAGGCTTTGCGCACCAACAAAGATGCAGTGGATGTCCTTTGGGTAGTGCTCCTTTTCTTCCAGTTCAGGTTCACAGAGTCCCTTAATATACTcctagaaggagaaaaagacagCAGAGTGAATAGTTGTGAAAAGCTAATACCTACAGTTAGTTTCGGTTAGGTCAGTAGCAGGCAAGTGCATTAGAAAATAAAGCCAACTTAGCTTAAGAAAGGTGAGAAAGTAAATACTGCCAGTAAACTGGATAATAGAGATAAAAGCACAGagatctgaaattatttttaatagatctTCTAGAAGGATAACTTTCTTTCATATCGTGTTGCTTATAAATAAATCTCCTTGAAACTGATAGTAACAGAGAATGTAAGTTGTAGCTCAGTTTAAAAGACAAGTCAAAAGAGATTTATACTCCCGCTCCCATTCTTTGGTCAAAGAGAACATACACTTCATGAACAAGTGGCTTGCACTAAAGAATTCCACCTCGTCCATAAAACTGAACTTCTAAAAACAGTTTCTAAAGAGAATTTCCAGAGGCTCATCACAGCTGTAGCTATCCTGTATTTTAAACGTGTTATTGTATGTTACTTATTCTACACTTACTGACTAAACGACATGGATCCTGTGGCACAGTACAACATAACTAGTAGCCACAGTAGTAACCACCCATTAAAGGATATCCtatcaaaaaaaaccaaacatgccAAAACCAAATGACTAACCCTCTATCTGGACTCTGATTCCCTTATTAATGAAgtaaaacatttgtattttaaaactacaatTGCCAGAACACCTACTTACAAAGAAAATCAGCTCGACAGCAAGGCAGCTTTCAACACGACCCTTTGAAAGTCAGGATTTTGAAAAAGCAGATGATACTGACAAATGACTGAGAAACTCCAGGCTCCAGATACTCCCGTGTTCCAGAAGTTCAGGTTTttaatagatttaaaaaaaccccaacccatTGCTATTTCTGACACCTAGAAGTTACCATACGTAAATTCACCACACTGCCTTAATGGTGTCAGCGTTTAGAACTCCGTCCATACCGTGTACTATTTCTTCTTCCAGGCAGCAttgtttttccccaaactgTCTCTTTCTGCACCTAAAATTCTGTAATGTAGTGAAACCAGTTTCTAAGCTGCGGTCATTGTATTTGCAGACTCCCAAGCATACCAAATTTTTATTATCTATCCTTACTCTCAGAAGTTAACCTTCTCTTTTAAATGGAACTGAAAACCAATGCAAAGTAATGAAAAACATCAGAGCACTTCCGAGTTCCATCAGCACAGGTATCATTGCTATGACCAAACCTTTTAAAGGGCGACAATAAAGACGTGCAATTGTTTGTACCTTCTACACAATAATCCCTCCAGATAAGGTCTGAAAACTGCTCTACATGTAAGGCCAGTCAAGTCTCTCACACCTTTAAAAGTATTTGGAGTAGGAAACATTCTGTATGTTATtaggaaaagcagcaattaGAAAATGGAAATCTTGTGCTGTGATTCAGGCtttaattttctggaaaaaacaaaagttgTCCTGCAGCTCGCTCTAAAAGTTTCTGGAGTTTTTGTGCccaaatataaaagcaaattgGTTTAGAGACAATTTCAGAGTCAAATAATTCAAACCCCTCAACATTCATAGGATTTTCCTTGTTTATGCCTTACACAGTCAAGGAATCAAGATTTTGAAAGTGGATCACCAAGCCTGTGAATTCAGTCTCAAAATAGATGCTAAGGATACCCGCTAAAATGTATGCATATTTAAACATACAGACACAAACGCTCACATACTGAGATTTTGGGTTTGAAAGCCACCTTCTGCCCAGCCAGTGCTCGCACTGCCATTCTCATCCCATGATTCGAACAGCTATCGCTGAGTAATATTAATTTCATCATTACTGCTGAGCCCGTCCAAAGCTCAGCTGCACCAGACATTTAACAAAATACTTCTGCGAAGATACTTCACAGCTCTGAGGCTGAGGAACGTCAGCTCTGCCCAGTGTCAGCAAGAGCTTTAACTACAAAGCTCCTGCCCGGCATGGACTGAGGTGAGTCTGTAAAGCAGCTGTGAAACACGGCAACACCCAACCAGCCCTGAGGAATAGCTTGACTTAGGGATGAAGaaggatcacagaatcccagcctggttgggttgaagggacctctggagatcatccagtccaacccccctgctaacgcagggtcaccagagcggagcacACAGGATCATGTTGAAActgagaaataaacttaacagcagagtcagaTATACTGTTAAGCAGCATTCTTTTATTGACAGtgctggggatcatcctccatcaGTGCTCCAgcgactggatgctcttgcgttgcttatattcacataattattacatatgcattacaagTTTTGGAAATTTTGACATACATGTATACTAAGAGATAACtgatgatgttagttataattgtttagtttcttacttacaatacgTCTATTAACTactagttaaatataaactaagcactctgcttctaaacaatgtatcacttcatcttctctctcctgtcatgcagaaggatatAAAACTTGAATAATATccccttgttttgcaggtggtctGAAAGCGTTTCTCTCATGTCAgttggttaatgatgggtacgtcttttgtaacttaatcgCAGtgtacattaatttagcagcttctcttcagtgtccaggcgggtttgaatgtctcggagcaggagactccacacccgctctgggcagcctggtccaggctccggcacctcccagcaaagaagtttctcctcacgttcagatggagcctcctgtgtttcagtctgtgcccgttgcccctcaccctggcgttgggcaccactgaacagagtctggtccatcctctgacacccaccctgagatactgatcccattgatcagatccctctcagcttctcttctccagctcaacagccccagctctctcagtgtctccccATCAGCAACATGCTCACACAAAGAGCTCGACACACTTCACCGGCACTTTAACCCGCccccccgcggcccggcccgtgTCAACAGCCccggccgccgcggccccggccaCACCCGCTGGCCGGGCAGGGCCGCTCCGGCTTCCCCGGAAAGCGCTGccctcccccggccccccgggcctcctccccgcggccccggccctgcccgcccgaGGGGCCTCTGTCcgccggcgcggccccggccctgcccgccgccccggccccgtaCCTTGGCGCTGCGCACGGCCTTCCCGCCGCCCGCCAGCTGCACCCAGATcctggcggcggcgggcggcgggccgggcggcgggagggcgACCCGCCAGTCCCCCTGCGCCCCCAGCACCGCCAGCCGCACCTCGAACAAGCCCTCGATGCGGCCCCGGCTCCCCTCCAGGAGCCGGCTCTTCTCCGCCGGGACGGTGAACTCATCCAGCCCCGGCCCGGAGCCGCGGGCTGCCCTGCGAGCCGCCATCAGCGCCGCCCCTCGCTCCGGCCCGCCATGGCGCCGGGCCGGCACAACACGGCGGGGAATCCCCGGGCTCCCTCCGCACCGCCGCACGTCATCAGCCCGCaacggccccgccccgcgccgcgccAGGAAGCAGCCGCGGCGCCATCTTTAGCAAGGGCGGCCCGTCCGCCCCTCAGGAAAACCTTCCCCTTTTAACGCTTTCACAGCCCAGAAGTTTGGGGTTAGCACGCGGCCGTGTTCTGGTGTCGTCGTCTtggatttaatttaaaaagaaatgttaagtTTTATCTCTCGTGGCGGGACAGAAGGGCAGCCCCCACCCGCACGCCCTTAGCTCTGGTGGAAAACAGAGGACAcgtttttacttttaaaagccTTAAAATGAGACGTGAAGGATAAGATCTTAAAGCGTAGCTCTGGGGCTTCGCTGGCCTTTTCAACGCTTGGAGTTGGCAACACTGACCAACTGTGGCACAAAGAAGGAAAtatcttaatttattttgactCTTCCCACCCCAGACCCAGGTAAATATCTTCCAAGTTCCCCCTATTTGATTCCCAGTTGTTTGTCCGTCTCCTCAGCATCACCGCGAAGTTAGTTTTTAGTAGGTGTTCATTAAATGTTGCTTCTTAAGGGAGGTCATATATCTATCATTCTATCATACCTATAATATCTATCATATCTATCATATTCTATCTATCATATTCTATCTATCATATTCTAT is a window from the Caloenas nicobarica isolate bCalNic1 chromosome 9, bCalNic1.hap1, whole genome shotgun sequence genome containing:
- the N4BP1 gene encoding NEDD4-binding protein 1 isoform X1; translated protein: MAARRAARGSGPGLDEFTVPAEKSRLLEGSRGRIEGLFEVRLAVLGAQGDWRVALPPPGPPPAAARIWVQLAGGGKAVRSAKEYIKGLCEPELEEKEHYPKDIHCIFVGAQSLFLNSLIQDTCADITVLEIGLLSIKGGAEAVVMAQSHVQQFVKLFESNESLLSDKESEIKKQFRQFVEAHADKYTMDLLILPSSLKRELLSLTQTECCGAESNVIDLTGSESPTELVPNKAIATSRDGRADGEEARNKAGTPVTELTKQMDTVLSDAPETSFVPINVPPLEAVVSKERQSCKRRSSDDEERLPKKQFSWGNDQEAESASHRNPSDSNAVIDLFSDSCSESGDPGYCLKEGDDISEEMEYKILVNFFRTMGYSQNIVEKVIGSLGQSVEPLTLLEEIEKENVKFQKEHEQSSEKPRTVHPPLGSNANNSQNLEDKVISSNKSPLKSSHTSKETENEYHKIRDSPNLHVDAEDEMQMLVGKPASPSSKNSPACCKQRDRYCPAKSHSSRSSDIETDCVTFGAVQAGALKDVDFVARGSSDVPCISTKTKTAAQQRSAGPSPVQNSHPGFEEPLGHGSSSAHARALNQCLSQPSNAENPLPEQVLSSQIHPSHPEREAAGPPRRHPDPSVTGVQRFLESLKTPYRLELKNEPGKPYLKHIIIDGSNVAISHGLRKFFSCRGIAIAVDYFWKRGHRNITVFVPQWRTRRDPFVTEQDFLTQLQDVGILSLTPARMVLGTRIAAHDDRFLLHLADKTGGVIVTNDNFREFVTESLAWREIIQKRLLQYTFAGDIFMVPDDPLGRNGPRLDDFLRSEGCSRGFWSSKKTLQSSEQYSSETPFFVPVPKPPSSSQQPKNRGDADRPLTWLPLATNLQACLAIPPQRSALETVQLREALINIFPDDDQRQKIDQILADHPFMRDLNALSAMVLD
- the N4BP1 gene encoding NEDD4-binding protein 1 isoform X2 — its product is MAARRAARGSGPGLDEFTVPAEKSRLLEGSRGRIEGLFEVRLAVLGAQGDWRVALPPPGPPPAAARIWVQLAGGGKAVRSAKEYIKGLCEPELEEKEHYPKDIHCIFVGAQSLFLNSLIQDTCADITVLEIGLLSIKGGAEAVVMAQSHVQQFVKLFESNESLLSDKESEIKKQFRQFVEAHADKYTMDLLILPSSLKRELLSLTQTECCGAESNVIDLTGSESPTELVPNKAIATSRDGRADGEEARNKAGTPVTELTKQMDTVLSDAPETSFVPINVPPLEAVVSKERQSCKRRSSDDEERLPKKQFSWGNDQEAESASHRNPSDSNAVIDLFSDSCSESGDPGYCLKEGDDISEEMEYKILVNFFRTMGYSQNIVEKVIGSLGQSVEPLTLLEEIEKENVKFQKEHEQSSEKPRTVHPPLGSNANNSQNLEDKVISSNKSPLKSSHTSKETENEYHKIRDSPNLHVDAEDEMQMLVGKPASPSSKNSPACCKQRDRYCPAKSHSSRSSDIETDCVTFGAVQAGALKDVDFVARGSSDVPCISTKTKTAAQQRSAGPSPVQNSHPGFEEPLGHGSSSAHARALNQCLSQPSNAENPLPEQVLSSQIHPSHPEREAAGPPRRHPDPSVTGVQRFLESLKTPYRLELKNEPGKPYLKHIIIDGSNVAISHGLRKFFSCRGIAIAVDYFWKRGHRNITVFVPQWRTRRDPFVTEQDFLTQLQDVGILSLTPARMVLGTRIAAHDDRFLLHLADKTGGVIVTNDNFREFVTESLAWREIIQKS